The following coding sequences are from one Phalacrocorax carbo chromosome 13, bPhaCar2.1, whole genome shotgun sequence window:
- the LOC104041009 gene encoding protein NDNF, with protein sequence MSWFWFHLPLHLLMVACLSHSIKAPTSSQQSFKTDLFNFYHSLILADGKETTIHLLKDIPKRYYFVLEEGRALAPFAITVTPCDVPIEWSILVHKASASFLGKAARGDHDPQEVSKSQKAPSMVSTIFNYKGNSVETYMGMSSHSTLYMLEFLSTERDTHITVYLTTDTTSGHLYPELPMDPRIDVIGVGHTTVTLTWKHSPPVLQHRENIQYCLLVNEKHNYKSLCAAETAIRSSGMKLPPTLALSLSPYLLEPQQVMILSNSELSIINKASSGEVRQICMGTKNTYTVPNLSPSTQYYFDVFVVNLLTNASAAYTGTFARTLDEPEPKVTELKDEKVVQVVLNGKTQKFYSLQYQARHKKIQFTFQLCHGQVQVHITKNGKTVALENISGLRCFSLKGKLLDTYLVQLRSTEEFNSSVKVQVSPHFHKPLFPLLPDSLKIKSFSKLRTCNSVTIAWLGTQEENKYCVYKKRIEDDQVWMELRSADMCSGPESRHKSEKVLCKYFYDINLQRAVTTETIKGLDSGTLYLFDVYLFGPSGIPVRYHSKVVKTRKKC encoded by the exons ATGTCCTGGTTCTGGTTTCATCTGCCTCTCCATCTTCTCATGGTGGCTTGCCTGAGTCATTCCATAAAAGCACCCACCAGTTCCCAACAGAGTTTCAAGACTGATCTGTTCAATTTCTACCACTCCCTGATACTTGCTGATGGTAAGGAAACTACAATTCACCTGCTGAAGGATATACCTAAAAG GTACTACTTTGTTTTGGAAGAAGGCAGAGCACTTGCACCTTTCGCAATAACAGTCACCCCCTGTGATGTACCCATTGAATGGAGCATACTTGTGCACAAGGCTTCAGCAAGTTTCCTTGGAAAAGCAGCACGAG GTGATCATGATCCGCAGGAGGTCTCAAAATCTCAGAAGGCTCCAAGCATGGTATCCACCATTTTTAACTATAAGGGAAATTCAGTAGAGACTTACATGGGTATGTCTTCTCATTCTACCCTTTACATGCTAGAGTTCTTATCCACTGAGCGAGACACACACATTACCGTGTATTTAACAACTGACACAACATCTGGGCACCTCTATCCAGAACTTCCAATGGATCCACGCATAGATGTTATCGGCGTTGGGCATACAACAGTGACTCTGACCTGGAAACACAGTCCCCCCGTCTTGCAACATAGAGAAAACATCCAGTATTGTCTTCTAGTTAACGAAAAGCACAACTATAAGAGCTTATGTGCTGCTGAGACAGCAATCAGGTCCTCTGGAATGAAACTGCCACCTACATTAGCTTTGTCTCTCTCTCCGTACCTTCTTGAACCGCAGCAGGTGATGATACTGTCCAACAGTGAGTTGAGCATCATCAACAAAGCAAGTAGTGGGGAAGTCAGGCAGATATGCATGGGAACCAAGAATACCTACACAGTGCCCAATCTCAGTCCCAGCACTCAGTATTACTTTGATGTTTTTGTTGTCAACCTCCTCACAAATGCCAGCGCTGCCTACACCGGGACATTTGCAAGAACCCTGGATGAACCTGAACCTAAGGTGACAGAGCTGAAGGATGAGAAAGTGGTTCAGGTTGTCCTCAatgggaaaacacagaaattctACAGTCTGCAGTATCAGGCGAGGCACAAGAAAATACAATTCACCTTTCAGTTGTGTCATGGCCAAGTACAGGTACACATAACAAAGAATGGCAAAACAGTGGCACTGGAGAACATCTCAGGGCTGAGGTGTTTCTCACTGAAGGGAAAGCTGCTGGACACATATTTGGTGCAGCTGAGGTCCACAGAGGAATTTAACTCTTCTGTGAAAGTACAGGTGTCCCCCCATTTCCACAAGCCCTTATTCCCACTTCTTCCAGACAGCTTAAAAATCAAGTCCTTCAGTAAATTGAGGACCTGCAACTCAGTCACCATTGCCTGGCTAGGAACACAGGAGGAGAACAAGTACTGTGTGTACAAGAAAAGGATTGAAGATGATCAGGTCTGGATGGAACTGCGGAGTGCGGACATGTGCTCTGGACCTGAGTCTCGGCACAAGTCAGAGAAAGTGCTGTGCAAGTATTTCTATGATATCAATCTCCAGCGAGCTGTCACCACAGAGACCATCAAAGGGCTGGATTCAGGGACGCTTTACTTGTTTGATGTTTATCTCTTTGGGCCATCTGGCATCCCTGTCAGATATCACAGCAAAGTTGTGaagaccagaaaaaaatgttga